Below is a window of Aggregicoccus sp. 17bor-14 DNA.
TGAAGAGCACCGTCTGCCGCGAGGCGGGCGTGGTCGCGAGGATGCGCTCCATGTCCTCGCGAAAGCCCATGTCCAGCATGCGGTCCGCCTCGTCGAGCACCACGGTGGTGAGGGCGCGCGTGTCCAGGGCGCGGCGCTCGAGCAGGTCCAGGACCCGCCCCGGCGTGCCCACCGCCACGTGGGCGCCCTTCTCCAGCGCACCCACCTGCGGGCGCACCGGCTGGCCGCCGGCGAGCTCCAGCACGGTGAGGCCGGGAAGCCTCCGCGCGAGCCGGCGCACCTCGCTCACCACCTGCGCACACAGCTCGCGGGTGGGACAGAGGACGAGCGCCTGCACCTCGCGCCGCTCGAGCTGCACCTTCTGCAGCATCGGCAGCGCGAAGGCGGCGGTCTTGCCGCTGCCCGTCTGGGACTGGCCGATGAGGTCCTGGCCCTGCAGCAGCACGGGGATGCTCTGGGCCTGGATGGGGGTGAGCTGCGCGAAGCCCAGCTCCCGCACGACCTGGAGGAGCGGGGGAGCAAGCGCGAGGGAGGCGAAGTCCATGGACGGGTCCTGTAGGGTGGGCCGGTGCAGCCCAAGGCGCGACTCAACGATGGCTACGTGTACCGCGAGAAGCTGGGAAGACCTCCTGGCAAGAGCGCGCTCGCATACCTGACGGACAAGTACCGGCACTCCTCCGCCGAGGAGTGGGCGGCGCGCTTCCTGCGCGGCGAGGTGCAGCTGGACGGCGTGCAGGCGCATGGGCACGAGGCGCTGCGCATCGGCCACGAGCTGTGCTGGCATCGGCCGCCCTGGGTGGAGGCGGAGGCGCCCTGTCACTTCGCGCTCGTGCACGAGGACGGAGCGCTCATTGCAGTGGTGAAGCCCAGCGGTCTGCCCACGCTGCCCTCCGGTGGCTTCCTCCAGCACACGCTCCTGCACCTGGTGCAGCAGCAGTGGCCCGAGGCGGTGCCCCTGCACCGGCTGGGGCGAGCGACTTCGGGCCTGGTGCTCTTCGCGCGCAGCTCCGAGGCCGCGCGCGGGGTGAGTCAGCGCTGGCACGACGGAGACGTGGAGAAGCGCTACCGGGCGCTCGCGGACGGCGTCGCGCGCGAAGAGCACTACGACATCCGCGCGCCCATCGGGCTGGTGCCGCACCCGCTGCTGGGCGAGGTGCACGGAGCGATCAGCAGCGGCAAGGCCTCGCGCAGCAGCGCGCGGGTACTGGAGCGGCACGAGGCGCACACGCTGTTCGAGGTGCACATCCACACGGGGCGGCCGGAGCAGATCCGCATCCACCTCGCGTTCATCGGACATCCGCTGGCCGGGGACCCGGTGTTCGCCGAGGGAGGCCTGCCGCGGGCCGAGTCACCTGGGCTGCCCGGGGACGGCGGCTACCTGCTGCATGCGGAGTCGCTCGCCTTCACGCATCCGCTCACGGGCGAGCGCCTGCACCTGCACGCGCCGCCGCCGCCCGAGCTGCGAGTCACCGAGCGTTGACGGAAGTTGAGCCCCGTCTCGCTGCGAGGCACGGCGCGATGACGGGAGCTGGGCCTGTCTGCGCAGCGGGGCACGGCGCGATGACGGCCGCCTCAGCGCCCACAGTGCTCTGGAGGGGCCGGGAAGGAACGGGGCCGGAGCGTGAGCGCCCAGCGCGAGGGGGCGCCGCCGGCACGTCGCGCTCCGGGGAAGCACGGCGAGCAGGCGAGGGGGGCGTGACGGGCCGGAGCCGTGGACGAAACGTTCCGGCCTGGAAGGAAGCTTCATTCCAGGGGTGCTCGGGTCCGCCGAGGCGCTCAAGGCCTGAAAATTGTTCAGCAAAACCCCCGACATCTCAGAACAGGGGCTCGCGTTACTGCGCCCGGGACCCCCTCTCTGCGTGACCCCTGAGCGCCGCGCAGGCCGATGCCCGCTCGCGCTCGGCCGCCACGAAGCATGCCTGCCCGGTCCTGCCTTCCCAGGGGCCCTGCGACGGCGTGCGCGCGGGGCCGGAGCGCCCGCTCCAGCTGCCCCCCGCTCATCCGGTGGCGGCGTGCGAGCGACGTCCGTCCGAGACCTAGAGCCCGAGCCCCTCACGGATGGTCGCGACGATCTCCTCGGGCGTCCCCGCCACATCGACCTGCAGCGCCCCCTTCGGGGTCTGCAGCGTCGCGAGCTGACTGCCGAGCAGGTCCTCCGGCATGAAGTGCCCGACCCGGTGCGCGAGCCGCGAGCGCAGGAGCTCCGGGCTTCCCGTGAGGTGCACGAGCTTCACGCGCGCGGGATCGGTCTCCTCGATCAGCACCCGGCGTGCGCGCTCGGTGAGGGCGCTGCACGCGAGCACGGCATCCTCCCCTTGCGCGAGCAGATGCGAGATGAGGCCCGCGAGCACGCGCAGCCAGGGCTCGCGGTCCTGCGCATCCAGCGGATGGCCCGCGCGCATCTTCGCGACGTTGGCAGGCGAGTGGAAGTCGTCCGCATCGAAGAAGCCCCAGCCGAGCGCATGCGCGAGCGCGATGCCCACCGTGGTCTTGCCCGAGCCCGAGACGCCCATGAGGATGACGACCATGCGCGAGAGCCTAACGCGCTGACCGCGCGAGGTGAGGCGGGATGGGCCCGAGTGGCGCGCAGTGCACGGCCGCCTGCTCAGCCCCCCAGCCGCTTCCACAGCGAGCGCTGCCGCCGCGCCGCGCGCACGTCCGACCAGTCCACCACGCTGTCGTGCACGTTCTCGCGTCCCTGCTGCGCCTCGGGAAGCGTGCCCGCCTCCACCTCGCGCACGAGCGAAGGCAGGCGCGCGTAGAAGGTGGGGGAGCGGAACTCGGGGTGCAGGCTCCAGAGGCCCGCTCCCTCGCCGAGGAACTCGAGCCTCCGCCA
It encodes the following:
- a CDS encoding RluA family pseudouridine synthase, with the protein product MQPKARLNDGYVYREKLGRPPGKSALAYLTDKYRHSSAEEWAARFLRGEVQLDGVQAHGHEALRIGHELCWHRPPWVEAEAPCHFALVHEDGALIAVVKPSGLPTLPSGGFLQHTLLHLVQQQWPEAVPLHRLGRATSGLVLFARSSEAARGVSQRWHDGDVEKRYRALADGVAREEHYDIRAPIGLVPHPLLGEVHGAISSGKASRSSARVLERHEAHTLFEVHIHTGRPEQIRIHLAFIGHPLAGDPVFAEGGLPRAESPGLPGDGGYLLHAESLAFTHPLTGERLHLHAPPPPELRVTER
- a CDS encoding gluconokinase, which produces MVVILMGVSGSGKTTVGIALAHALGWGFFDADDFHSPANVAKMRAGHPLDAQDREPWLRVLAGLISHLLAQGEDAVLACSALTERARRVLIEETDPARVKLVHLTGSPELLRSRLAHRVGHFMPEDLLGSQLATLQTPKGALQVDVAGTPEEIVATIREGLGL